TCGGCTTTCGAACGCCGTAATGACTGACCGGAGCGCCTCACGGGAGGGGTTTCTGTCACCGCGTTCGTAGTGCTGGTAGGTTGACCGAGGAACACCGCAGTCGAACTGTGACAGTGCTAATGCGGTACGTATCTCCTGTAGCTGCTCTCCAATATCCGGAATCACATCGACGTTGGTATTCTCTGGTACGTCGGCAAATGCCTGTGATGCAACGGTTTTTCGCTCGGTTACGAATCCAACTTGTTCAACATACTCACTGAAGTCCGAACCACTGATTCGGAGCCGGAAACTCTCGTTGTGTCGTGGTTTCAAGTGAGCGCCAATACCGATCGACGCGAGCAACGACTTCACGCCCTCTAACAGCTTACGACTCATCGAACTGACCGTAATCTCTCGCTGCGTGGTTGAAACGTGGCCTTCGGCCTCAACATAGGCTTTCAGGAACGCTGCTTTCACTTCCGGACTTGTGCTGAACAGCGCCTGTGGAACGTGCTGTTCTGCAGATCGGTTGAGGATGGCAGGCTCCAGATTTTCGAGGAAGCTTACAAACTCACTAGCTGAACAGACAACTTCTCGCGCCTGTTCATCTGGGCGTCCTTCGCGTTCAGACCACGTCAGTCCTAATCGCTCGAACCCGTCGGCGACGTCGTCGAGAATCTCGCGGTCGTTGTTCGTGATGGTGACCGAGCCGCTGTGCTCGTCATTTCGGTACACGTGACCCTCTGCGATGATGTAGCCAATGAGCCGCGCAAGTGACGGCGTCCAGGTTTCTGGGAGGGACAGACGAACGGCATTGTTCGCTCTCGACCGTCGATAGTCGACGGAAAGTGTATCGTCCCACGTGGTTGGTATGTGCCGAGGTGTCGCGATAAATTGCCCTTCGGAGAGCGTTTCTGCCTTGCGAGCCGAGAATCTGCCATCCGACTGCACAAACAATGGGTGGGACGGAGTCACCTCTATCTCGCTTCCGCTCGCGGTTTGGATGCGATACATCCGATCAGGTGCTTCGCGCTTCCAGACTTTCGTGGCTCGCTTTTGCGTCAGGGTTCCGTCTAAATCGACCGAAGGGACTGGGAAATCAACCGCTTGGTACACACCGTCGTCAATTGGTTTCGGATCCGTGAGATTTGACTCGACCAGCTCTCGAATCGTTACCTCTGTGCCGTCTGCGAGCGTGACTTTTGTATCGCCTTTGACGCACTTCCCGGTCCCTGGGTCACCGATGAGGAGCATGTGCAGGTCGCCACGAATCCGCGACCCGTCGGGGAGGTGTTTGGTCACGCCAGAGAACAACTGGAGAATCATCGCTAACTTCTCCTGTTCGTACCCGAAGATGGAGGGTGCAATCGACCCCACCATCTTGTCGTAAATGTCGGGTTCCTGGGAGAGTTCGATGATGTCCTTTTTGTCCTCCTCGGTGATGTCCATCTCCTCGAACTGCTCGTCCTCGACGACGATGGAACTGCCCTCCATGAACACGTCGAACATCGGGGACTTCTCCTGGTTGTTGCCCTGTTGTTCGAGGTGGAGGACGCCCGTCACGCGGACGTGGTCACCGGCGGTCACCTTGCCCGTGATGTCGTCTTCGATGTGGATGTCGATGCTCTGAGGTGTCTCCCCGCCGCGAAGTCCCTCGGGGCTCTCTTGGACCCGGAGCTTCTGGGCGTCGATGAACTCAGACTGGTCGAAGTTGATGCGAAACGGCCCCTGTCGTTCACAGCCCTGACACTCGTGGGGTTCCTGGAAGTCGCCGCCGGCCTGCTGGATGAAGGTCAGCGTGCCACAGCGCAGGCATTCGAAGGCGGCTTCCTGAATCTTCGGTCGAACGTCGGTGGCCTTGCGGACGATGCCCTGCACCGCGATGAGTCGGCCGCGGTGTCGTGCCCGAATCTTCCGGATGTCCGTCGCCTCCGGCAGGTTCTTGACCCGGACGTGCGCCCGGCCTAGGCCGACGTCGACCGGCAGGTCGTACATCCGCAGCGCCTCCTCTGCGTACTGTTGGAGTTGCCCGGGTTGGGACTTGTAGTCGTCTGCGAGGTCCGGGTCGAACCGATAGAGATCCTGATAATCGATGTACAGCGACCGCTGTTCGTTTGGGTACTTCTGGGCGAGTTCCCCGATTGCGTCGCGGTAGTAGTTCCGGTAGAACTCTTCGAATCGCTCGATTAGCTCTGCGTTTTCCGCGTGCGCCATTCAAGGAAAATGTAATCCACCATCGGCTAAGTAGTTTGGCAAAGGGCAGACTGAAAGTGAATGCCACCCGGGCGAACCCCTAAATAGGAAGCCGACATCGCCTCACTCAGTGATTCGCTGATGCCCGGCCCCGTCTTTCTTCCCGGTGAGAACGTCTCCCTGCATACCGTCGCCCGCGACGACCTGCCGTTCATCCAGCGACACGCGAACGACCCCCGCGTCTGGCACTCGCTCGCCAAAGCGAACCCAGTGAACGAACTTCAGGAAGAGCAGTGGTACGAATCGTGGAGCAAAGGCGACGACGCCAAACTCCTGATTTGCGCGGACGGCGACCCCGTTGGCTTCGTCAGCCTCACGGATTTCGATACGGTTCACGGGTCGGGCCAACTCGGCTACTGGATCGCTCCCGACGAGTGGGGCAACGGCTACGCCACCGAGGCCGTTTCGCTCATCACCGACTACGGATTCGGCCACCGACGCCTCCACAAAATCATCGCTTACGTCTACGACTTCAACGAGGGGTCAAAGCGCGTCCTCGAAAAGCTCGGGTTCAGGCAGGAAGGCCTGCTCCGCGATGGCGGCTTCATCGACCACGAGTACATCGATTTACTGCTGTATGGGGTGCTCGAAGACGAGTGGCGAGCGCGCCAGGGCTGATCTTTAGAGATACCGCTCGACGAACGTCCGGTGCTCCGCGGCCCGCTCGTCTCGCTCCTCGCTTGACGCATCCTGATACCACAGCGGGAGGCAGGCCATCGCGCCCAGCCGAGTGGTGAGGCTGTAGACTGCCATTCGCTCTCGGGTCGCCTCGTCGAACGCCCACCCACTTCGCGCCTCGGTGTAGGCCGTCCTGAAGGTCTCGCGGAGGGTTGCCGTCTGCTCCGGTCCGTCTTCCTCCGGATGCAGCAGGTAGAATTCCGTCTGTGCGAGGTTGTACGCCGGCTCTGCCGCAGACAGATTCGCCCAGTCGAGAACCGCCTTCGTCGCGCCCGTCTCCGGATCGACGAGCAGGTTCCCAAGGCGGTAGTCCCAGTGGCAGTAGGTCGGTGCTTCGGGTTCCGACAGCGCGGGAATCGCGTCCCGGAGATACTCCCGTACGCCCGGCACGAGGTCGGCGAACCGCTCGGGTTTCTCCGCGAGGTCCGGGAAGAAACCGCCCTCGGCTAAGCTGTCGAGCGTTCCCTCACTGTCCGCCAGCACCTTTTCGCGCAAATCGTCGTAGCGAGGGTGTTCGTCAGTATCCAGGACGGCCAGTTCCTCATCCCGAACCCCGACTTTCCCCGCGCCATCGAGCGGGCCGAGCTCGTGGAGTTCCGCGAGATTTTGACCCGCCTCTCGGAGAATCTGCGTCCGGGCATCGAAGGAGAGTTGGCTCGCCTCGCCTTCGAAATTCTCCCCCTCGACGTATTCCATCAGATAGAACGGCGCGGGAAACCGCTCGTGGTCGTCACAGTAGCCGAAAACCTCCGGGACGGGAATGGTCGTCTTCAGTCCGACCAACGCGAGCAGTCGCGGTTCTGCCCGTGCAATGACGGGGTCCACGAAATCAGCCGTCGTCGCCTTGAGTACGACCACTCGTCGCTCGAAGGACGTTTTCACGTCGAGTTTCGCGACGAAATCCGTGCCGTGGGGGCTTCGTTCGACCGATTCGGCCTCCCAGTCCGACTTGAGGTTCTCGACCATCTCCTGCACTGCCGCGTCGGAAATTTCCGCAGAATCGTTGCCCGTCGCCGTCGTCATACGCTCACTTCTGATTGAACGTGTAGAAGTTTTGTGGTGATGGGTACGGAACCACCCGGATTTGAACTCGGTCGCAACGTTGCGAGTTGCTCTCTGCTCAAACTGGTTGCTGTCCATTTCTGCCTCCTCACGTGCGTTCGTCGCACAGAAATGGGACCACCCGGATTTGAACCCCAGTCGCTGTCGCTCCTTTGTTCAAATCCGCGGCTCGTCAGAAGGCTCTCGCTCGCCAATTTGCTCGCGAGAGAATTATGGGACCACCCGGATTTGAACCAGGGTCACAGCGTCCCAAACGCTGAAGGATACCAAGCTACCCCATGGTCCCGCATTACTGGCTTATCGGCAGCAGTTGTAAAGGGTTTCGTTCCGCGTCTGTCGGTTTGCTACCGACCTACACGCCCCAAATCATGTAAATGCCCACTGTCGTCACGACGGCGAACACCAGTTGCAGCGGCGTGCCTACCTTCACAAAGTCCATGAATTTGTAGCCACCCGGCCCGTAGACGAACAGGTTGGTCTGGTAGCCAACGGGCGTCATGAACGCCGTCGAGGCGGCGAACGTCACCGCGAGGACGAACGAGAAGGCGTTCGCGTCGATGTCGGCGGCGGCCTGAATCGCCACCGGAATCATGAGCA
This sequence is a window from Haladaptatus sp. QDMS2. Protein-coding genes within it:
- a CDS encoding GNAT family N-acetyltransferase; its protein translation is MPGPVFLPGENVSLHTVARDDLPFIQRHANDPRVWHSLAKANPVNELQEEQWYESWSKGDDAKLLICADGDPVGFVSLTDFDTVHGSGQLGYWIAPDEWGNGYATEAVSLITDYGFGHRRLHKIIAYVYDFNEGSKRVLEKLGFRQEGLLRDGGFIDHEYIDLLLYGVLEDEWRARQG
- a CDS encoding phosphotransferase family protein, with the protein product MTTATGNDSAEISDAAVQEMVENLKSDWEAESVERSPHGTDFVAKLDVKTSFERRVVVLKATTADFVDPVIARAEPRLLALVGLKTTIPVPEVFGYCDDHERFPAPFYLMEYVEGENFEGEASQLSFDARTQILREAGQNLAELHELGPLDGAGKVGVRDEELAVLDTDEHPRYDDLREKVLADSEGTLDSLAEGGFFPDLAEKPERFADLVPGVREYLRDAIPALSEPEAPTYCHWDYRLGNLLVDPETGATKAVLDWANLSAAEPAYNLAQTEFYLLHPEEDGPEQTATLRETFRTAYTEARSGWAFDEATRERMAVYSLTTRLGAMACLPLWYQDASSEERDERAAEHRTFVERYL